The following coding sequences are from one Carettochelys insculpta isolate YL-2023 unplaced genomic scaffold, ASM3395843v1 scaffold_0036, whole genome shotgun sequence window:
- the LOC142005944 gene encoding uncharacterized protein LOC142005944 has translation MAAAAAAEPVAFEEVAVCFSEEEWALLDAGQRALYGDVMQENYESVRWLAITLFTDVISWVEQGDEPQVPDLQGSEEEELIGDPHRAGVGMVSENEKNLQQEGPEQLAPGEVLLGRSEGQVSQSPVQGETCENQPTPERQQGNCRHKSRGVKRNKATAQHQMPHQQSPCTCSECGKVFQWRKARVVNQRTHNKAEKSFQCGACAKSFSQYSNFIGHQRIHTGEKPFNCSDCRESFRESSGLVRHMRIHTGEKPFNCSDCGKSFRQSSTLVRHVRIHTGEKPFNCSDCGKSFRDRSAHVRHMRIHTGEKPFRCSVCGKTFSQPSSLNRHRKTHTGQKPHSCSECGKSFSEGSHLVTHRRIHTGEKPFNCSDCGKSFRESSILVRHKRIHTGEKPFNCSYCGKSFSTNSKLVTHRRIHTGEKPFHCSDCGKSFSTNSKLVTHRRIHTGEKPFNCSDCGKSLSTNSNLVTHMRIHTGDKPFNCSDCGKSFSTNSHLVTHRKIHTGDKPFNCFDCGESFSWCSRLVRHMRIHTGEKPFNCSDCGKSFRESSGLIRHTRIHTGEKPFKCSHCGKSFRESSGLVRHRRIHTGERPYSCSDCEKTFSQLSSLNSHRKTHTGQKPYICSDYEKSFSVDSYFASYGRIYTGENPFSCSAWENFQYELVPCYTWENP, from the exons caatcaccctgttcactgatgtgatctcctgggtggagcaAGGGGACGAGCCGCAGGTGCCAGATCTTCAGGGCTCTGAGGAAGAGGAGCTCATCGGCGACCCCCACAGAG CAGGTGTGGGGATGGTGAGTGAGAACGAGAAGAATCTTCAGCAGGAAGGACCGGAGCAACTGGCTCCAGGTGAGGTGTTATTGGGAAGATCTGAAGGGCAGGTTTCACAGAGTCCTGTGCAGGGGGAGACCTGTGAGAATCAGCCCACCCCGGAAAGGCAACAGGGAAACTGCCGTCACAAGAGCAGAGGGgtaaaaagaaacaaagcaaCTGCTCAACATCAAATGCCCCATCAACAATCACCCTGCACTTGCAGCGAGTGTGGGAAAGTTTTTCAATGGAGGAAGGCCCGTGTAGTAAACCAGAGGACCCACAACAAAGCAGAGAAATCCTTTCAATGCGGTGCCTGTGCAAAAAGCTTCAGTCAATACTCAAATTTTATCGGTcaccagagaatccacacaggagagaaaccatTCAACTGCTCGGACTGTAGGGAAAGTTTCAGGGAGAGCTCAGGCCTTGTTAGACAtatgagaatccacacaggagagaaacccttcaactgctctgattgtgggaaaagcttcagacaGAGCTCGACCCTTGTAAGACATGTGAGAATCCAcacgggagagaaacccttcaactgctctgactgtgggaaaagcttcagggaCAGGTCAGCCCACGTTAGACAtatgagaatccacacaggagagaaacccttccgcTGCTCTGTTTGCGGGAAAACCTTCAGTCAGCCCTCATCTCTTAATAGGCATCGTAAAACCCACACAGGGCAGAAACCCCATAGCTGCTCTgagtgcgggaaaagcttcagtgagGGTTCACACCTTGTTACacataggagaatccacacaggagagaaacccttcaactgctctgactgcGGAAAAAGCTTCAGGGAGAGCTCAATCCTTGTTAGACAtaagagaatccacacaggagagaaaccgtTCAACTGCTCTTACTGTGGAAAAAGCTTCAGTACAAATTCAAAGCTTGTTACacataggagaatccacacaggagagaaacccttccactgctctgactgtgggaaaagcttcagtacGAATTCAAAGCTTGTTACACacaggagaatccacacaggagagaaacccttcaactgctctgactgtgggaaaagcctCAGTACAAATTCAAACCTTGTTACACAtatgagaatccacacaggagacaaacccttcaactgctctgactgtgggaaaagcttcagtacGAATTCGCATCTTGTTACACATAGGAAAATCCACACAGGAGACAAACCATTCAACTGCTTTGACTGTGGCGAAAGCTTCAGTTGGTGCTCACGCCTTGTCAGACATATGAGAATCCATacgggagagaaacccttcaactgctctgactgtgggaaaagcttcagagaGAGCTCAGGTCTTATTAGACATacgagaatccacacaggagagaaacccttcaagtGCTctcactgtgggaaaagcttcagggaGAGCTCAGGCCTTGTTAGACATAGGCGAATCCACACGGGAGAGAGACCGTATAGTTGCTCTGATTGCGAGAAAACCTTCAGTCAGCTCTCATCTCTTAACAGTCATCGTAAAACCCACACAGGGCAGAAACCCTATATCTGCTCTGACTATGAGAAGAGCTTCAGTGTTGACTCATACTTTGCTAGTTACGGGAGAATCTACACAGGAGAGAaccccttcagctgctctgcctgggaGAACTTTCAG